The region TACCCCGGCAAACCCAAGAGCTTCATCAACGCCGAAAACAAGATCGGCACCACCTACTCTCACGTCGCCTGCGGCTCGCTTGAGGGCATGGCCAAGGATTACTATGCCGGTCTTGTTGCCGTCGACGAGAACATCGGCCGCGTCCTCGATCACCTCGAAAAGAAGGGCATCCTCGACGACACCGCCGTCCTGCAGACCTCCGACCACGGCTATTTTCTCGGCGAGTGGCGCTGCTTCGACAAGCGCCTCATGCATGAGCCGTCTCTTCGCGTGCCTATGATGCTTCGCTACCCAAAGCGCGTCCAGCCCGGCACCGTTCGCGACGAGATGGTCCTCGATATCGACATTGCCCCCACTTTGCTCGATATCGCAGGCGTTCCCACGCCCTCACACATGCAGGGCAGGAGCATGATTCCTCTCGCGTCCAAAGCCAATCCCGATTTCCGCAAGGAGTGGTACTACGAGTATTACGAGTGGCCCAACCCGGAGAGCGTAGCGCCGCACCGAGGCATCCGCACCGAACGTTACAAGCTCATCCGCTACGTCATGGATCCGAGCGAAGGCGAACTCTACGACCTCCAGAGCGATCCGAGCGAGCGCAACAACCTCTACAACAACCCAGAACACGCGAAGCTACAGACCCACCTTGAACAACGCCTCGATGTTCTGCGCTCCGCCGTCCCTGAAAGACAGAAAATTTAGGTTAGTCCGCCGAGGTGGTGTTGGAGAAAATGCCTTCGTCCATCCGCCGGCGCCACCGGGCACCGGGTGTCCCATCTTCGGCGCAGCTCCATCGCGCCTAAGGTGAGCCATTCGCGCGAGCGCATGAACCACCTTCCAATCAGTGCCGCTTGCCCACCAGATCAACCGCCATCCCAGCGATCTCCCGCACCGCCTCAGGGTGCGCCAAGCCTCGCGCGCGAGCGGCCATCCCAGTACGCCGCCGGTCGTCCGCGAGCAGTTCCGTCAGTATCTGCAGCAGCCGCTCGGGAGTAACCTCAGCCTCAACGATCATCTCCGCCGCACCCGCAGCAACAAACGCCTCCGCATTCATCACCTGGTGATCGTCGGCAGCATAGGGAAACGGGATCAGCACCGCTGCCCGGCTTGCTGCTGCAACCTCCGCCACAGAGCTAGCACCGCTGCGGCATAGAATCAGGTCCGCCGCCGCAAACTGCGCCGCCATGTCGTCGAGGTAAGGCGTCACCGTCAGGCGCTCAAAGCCAGTTCCGGCCTCGTTGTAAGTCGCCAGCGTCGTCTCCGCATGACGCGCTCCCGTCTGGTGGACGACAGTAAGCCCGGGAAATCGTTCCAGCAGTTGGCCCATGATCTTTGGCAGGGTCTGGTTCAGAACACGGGCTCCCTGACTCGCGCCGAAGACCAGCAGCCGCCGCGCTGGCCCTTGTGAATGAGGCTCGATCGCAAAGAACTCCGGCCGCACCGGTGTGCCGGTCACTCGAGCATTGCGGAAGAAACGCCGGGTCTTCTCAAAGTTCACCGCAGCGGCGTTCACATGCTTGCCCACCAGCCGGTTCGCCATCCCTGCCGCGGCGTTAGGCTCGAAGACCAGCGTAGGAATCCGCAGCAGAAGCGCCGCCAACATTGCCGGGCCGGAGGCATAGCCTCCCACCCCGATCACCACCTGGGGGCGAAAGCTGCGCA is a window of Edaphobacter sp. 12200R-103 DNA encoding:
- the murG gene encoding undecaprenyldiphospho-muramoylpentapeptide beta-N-acetylglucosaminyltransferase; translation: MNGAGNRKQGTGNSLRVLIAGGGTGGHVVPALAIARELRDAHDAEVRFVGTPRGLETRLVPEAGFPLELIKVGQLNNVSLATKVRTVFTLPLCIVQSVELLRSFRPQVVIGVGGYASGPAMLAALLLRIPTLVFEPNAAAGMANRLVGKHVNAAAVNFEKTRRFFRNARVTGTPVRPEFFAIEPHSQGPARRLLVFGASQGARVLNQTLPKIMGQLLERFPGLTVVHQTGARHAETTLATYNEAGTGFERLTVTPYLDDMAAQFAAADLILCRSGASSVAEVAAASRAAVLIPFPYAADDHQVMNAEAFVAAGAAEMIVEAEVTPERLLQILTELLADDRRRTGMAARARGLAHPEAVREIAGMAVDLVGKRH